In the Methylomonas rhizoryzae genome, one interval contains:
- the glk gene encoding glucokinase yields the protein MILAGDVGGTKTILALVDRDGAGRLSIQQEQTFASGEYPSLEAIMDLFLPPEVTVDAACIGFAGAVVDQRCFATNLTWSLDGASLKHRLQTDKVRLLNDLEAMALGMLHLPAADFVELNPNAESHTGNMAVIAAGTGLGEAMLYWDGERHHPVATEGGHCSFAPQTPLQEQLLQFLRQRFPTHVSYERILSGAGFSHLYDFVVDSGIAPACPAVPPARIKGMDRNAVISRLGITGEDPACTAALNLFVEVYGAEAGNLALKSLATGGIFIGGGIGPKIRGALENGNLLQNFVAKGRFETLLSTMSVKLALNPKTPLIGAMHYFA from the coding sequence ATGATATTGGCCGGAGACGTAGGCGGAACCAAAACCATTTTGGCCTTAGTCGATCGGGACGGCGCCGGTCGCTTGAGCATCCAACAGGAACAAACCTTCGCCAGCGGCGAATATCCGAGCCTGGAGGCCATCATGGATTTGTTCCTGCCGCCCGAGGTAACAGTGGATGCGGCCTGCATAGGCTTTGCCGGTGCCGTGGTCGACCAGCGCTGCTTCGCCACCAATTTGACTTGGAGCCTGGACGGCGCCTCGTTGAAACACCGCCTGCAAACCGACAAAGTCAGGCTACTCAACGACCTGGAAGCCATGGCGCTCGGCATGCTGCACCTGCCGGCCGCCGATTTCGTCGAATTAAATCCCAACGCGGAATCGCATACCGGCAATATGGCCGTCATCGCCGCAGGCACCGGCTTAGGTGAAGCCATGCTTTATTGGGACGGCGAACGCCACCATCCGGTCGCCACCGAAGGGGGGCATTGCTCGTTCGCCCCGCAAACGCCGCTGCAGGAGCAACTGCTGCAATTTCTACGGCAACGGTTTCCGACTCACGTCAGCTACGAACGGATTCTGTCCGGCGCCGGGTTCAGCCATTTATACGATTTCGTAGTCGATAGCGGCATCGCACCGGCCTGCCCGGCCGTCCCCCCGGCCAGAATCAAAGGCATGGACCGCAACGCCGTCATCTCCAGATTGGGCATAACCGGCGAAGACCCGGCTTGCACCGCCGCGTTGAATTTATTCGTGGAGGTTTACGGTGCCGAAGCCGGCAATCTGGCCTTGAAATCGCTGGCCACCGGCGGGATATTCATCGGCGGCGGGATAGGGCCGAAAATACGCGGCGCGCTCGAAAACGGCAATTTGTTGCAAAACTTCGTCGCCAAAGGCCGGTTCGAAACTCTGCTCAGCACCATGTCCGTGAAGCTGGCGTTGAACCCGAAAACTCCGTTGATCGGCGCAATGCATTACTTTGCATAA
- a CDS encoding phosphopantetheine-binding protein: protein MSDDLISQLKIMLIEGLRLEDMVPEDLSADAALFGDGLGLDSIDALEIGVMLDRQYGIKITSGDQRNQQIFASLRSLAEFVADQRTR from the coding sequence ATGTCAGACGATTTGATCAGCCAATTGAAAATTATGCTCATCGAAGGCTTGCGCCTGGAAGATATGGTACCGGAAGACCTATCGGCCGATGCCGCACTGTTCGGCGACGGTTTGGGTTTGGATTCGATAGATGCCTTGGAAATTGGGGTGATGTTGGATCGTCAATACGGCATCAAAATCACCTCCGGCGACCAGCGCAACCAACAGATATTCGCGTCTTTACGTTCTCTGGCCGAATTCGTCGCCGATCAACGCACCCGTTAG
- a CDS encoding transposase yields the protein MHFLPSYSPELNRIELLWRQMKYEWLPFKRFTPDELENAIDEIGRGLAQNTR from the coding sequence ATGCATTTCCTGCCATCTTATAGTCCTGAGTTGAACCGAATTGAATTGCTGTGGCGCCAAATGAAATATGAATGGTTGCCCTTCAAAAGGTTTACTCCCGACGAGCTTGAAAACGCCATTGATGAGATTGGACGAGGATTGGCTCAAAATACACGTTAA
- a CDS encoding LolA family protein yields the protein MNYWIWLCAWLPFAAWADGEPANWVQLLKQTGPGYYRYEETRELELASQPWHAQGFMLTDATGNLVKLQTVPQRVIMAIAGEQLYYWDPINKQRHSASIEAAGDAAQQIAAFRAILQGRIEQLQADYEIALHPLGNGWQLRFTPKAAAAETGLPSIEIAGNGDTRQRDISIRQADGEITRYRIGASAPEAGGGMTIDALLREAAGE from the coding sequence ATGAACTATTGGATTTGGCTATGTGCATGGCTGCCGTTCGCCGCTTGGGCCGACGGCGAACCGGCAAACTGGGTGCAATTGCTGAAGCAAACGGGACCCGGCTATTACCGCTACGAGGAAACCCGCGAATTGGAACTGGCCAGCCAACCCTGGCACGCACAAGGCTTTATGCTAACCGACGCCACCGGCAATTTGGTCAAACTGCAAACCGTCCCGCAGCGGGTCATCATGGCCATTGCCGGCGAGCAGTTGTATTACTGGGATCCCATCAACAAGCAGCGACATAGCGCCTCTATCGAGGCGGCCGGCGACGCCGCACAACAAATAGCCGCGTTCCGTGCCATTTTGCAAGGCCGCATCGAACAGCTGCAAGCCGACTATGAAATTGCCTTGCACCCGCTAGGCAACGGCTGGCAACTACGTTTTACCCCTAAGGCTGCTGCCGCCGAAACCGGTCTGCCCAGCATAGAAATCGCCGGTAACGGCGACACCCGGCAACGCGACATCAGCATACGTCAAGCGGACGGTGAAATCACTCGCTACCGTATCGGCGCGTCCGCACCCGAAGCCGGCGGCGGCATGACCATAGACGCGTTGCTACGGGAAGCGGCCGGAGAATAG
- a CDS encoding VPLPA-CTERM sorting domain-containing protein, with amino-acid sequence MKFKHYLVAWFCFVISSFANAGTINGQDGAYYFHFEDIAYTGIPSPYSDSVLSVRFYWSDGSANGLVQIGTSFFEDSLLDVPFLSDPITELSEGPGSTAASISGDYWGDLQGVVKLLVLGDGWIDLSSIKIDIYKDGYLYSQTFSTAPVPLPAALWFFLTGLVGLGFYSQYRAPYQAG; translated from the coding sequence ATGAAATTTAAACACTATCTGGTAGCTTGGTTTTGTTTCGTAATCTCAAGCTTTGCCAACGCAGGAACGATTAATGGTCAAGACGGAGCCTATTACTTTCATTTTGAGGATATAGCTTATACCGGCATCCCGTCCCCTTATTCAGATAGCGTTCTATCTGTAAGATTTTATTGGTCTGACGGATCAGCAAATGGTCTTGTTCAAATTGGCACTAGTTTTTTTGAAGACTCGTTACTTGACGTTCCTTTCCTTTCTGACCCGATTACCGAGCTATCCGAAGGACCTGGCAGTACTGCCGCCTCAATTAGCGGCGACTACTGGGGAGACTTACAAGGTGTTGTGAAACTTTTAGTTCTCGGCGATGGCTGGATCGATTTATCCAGCATCAAGATAGATATTTATAAAGACGGCTATCTTTATTCTCAAACGTTTTCTACAGCGCCTGTACCATTGCCAGCTGCTCTGTGGTTTTTTCTTACCGGCCTAGTAGGCCTTGGTTTCTATTCTCAATACCGAGCCCCGTATCAAGCTGGGTAA
- a CDS encoding MMPL family transporter, with amino-acid sequence MSLPWRKRIFLWLCPLLLALTAWQLRVESDLNAFFTATEDADSRLLANLLKSGELSRRYLLLVEAPANAEQTTLAAFSNQLVKRLADLADVEQVWLAKQPPRAWVDALTSYAPHHAGIFSLNPEADAAAIFDPAALPAKAAGLKQALLSPQAAFVKTVAKQDPLLLSLQGFQRIKQQFVSATADGALLLNSRAAALDADAQTRLQAGIVTTFSALNAENGSSFRLAMAGVPVFSSAAQREIGRDVGLVSAASGAGVIAVFLLLFRSFAALHWILLIQAAAFLCGALGIAVLFERVNSLTLALGASLIGICVDYPIHVMVHAAKHGETPHQAARLLWPALAMGGLTTVIGYAALGSSGFPGFEQIAAFALFSIVAALLLTRYVLPALLANVVLHPVELPGIAGWLGFCRRRRRHLLIGFGCAALVAIAWLPQVRWMDDMQNLALNMDELKQRDQAVRSHFSHIEPGRFVLVQADDLETALQRSEAAERRLQTLQGEARLSGYQGLFPWLVSQQLQHRNSETYNAAITPKFRETWHAALNAQGLAADKLALRAAGHDFLDSAALLTSPVQQILAGQSLQTEHGAGFALWLGDHDPAVVANALQGLPGVRYYSQKDQLDALAARYRDRSLWMLALGIVAMGLCVAWQQHSVRIGLLTLLPCLAATLFIFGAWAVLGEALSFLHVIGLLLAISLCVDYGIFFIDRNSRDSLITYHAIAASTLTTLASFAALGLGKTPTLPILALSVCLGVGLGFLLCPLLIPRRAEI; translated from the coding sequence GTGTCTTTGCCATGGCGTAAACGGATATTTTTATGGCTATGCCCTTTGCTACTGGCACTCACCGCCTGGCAATTGCGGGTGGAATCGGATTTGAACGCGTTTTTCACCGCCACCGAAGATGCAGACTCCCGTTTGCTGGCCAATCTACTTAAATCCGGCGAGCTATCTCGACGCTATTTGCTGTTAGTGGAAGCGCCGGCCAACGCGGAACAGACCACCTTGGCTGCCTTCAGCAATCAGTTGGTGAAGCGTTTGGCCGACCTGGCAGACGTGGAACAGGTCTGGCTAGCCAAACAACCGCCGCGCGCCTGGGTCGATGCGCTGACTTCGTATGCTCCTCATCATGCCGGCATTTTCAGCTTGAATCCGGAAGCGGACGCAGCGGCGATATTCGATCCGGCGGCCTTGCCGGCCAAAGCCGCCGGGCTGAAACAAGCCTTGTTGTCGCCGCAAGCCGCATTCGTCAAAACGGTAGCCAAACAAGACCCTTTGTTATTGTCGCTGCAAGGTTTTCAACGGATCAAACAGCAATTCGTATCGGCCACGGCCGACGGCGCCCTGTTGCTCAACAGCCGAGCGGCGGCCCTGGACGCCGATGCGCAAACTCGCCTGCAAGCCGGAATTGTTACAACGTTCTCGGCGCTGAACGCCGAGAACGGAAGTTCGTTCCGACTGGCCATGGCCGGCGTACCGGTGTTCAGCAGTGCCGCGCAACGGGAAATCGGCCGCGACGTCGGTTTGGTGTCGGCAGCCTCCGGCGCTGGGGTGATTGCGGTGTTTTTATTACTGTTCCGCTCCTTTGCGGCTTTGCATTGGATCTTGCTGATCCAGGCCGCGGCCTTCTTGTGCGGAGCATTGGGCATTGCCGTGCTGTTCGAACGAGTCAATAGTCTGACCCTGGCCTTGGGTGCCAGCTTGATCGGCATTTGCGTGGATTATCCCATACACGTGATGGTGCACGCGGCCAAGCACGGCGAAACGCCGCATCAGGCGGCACGCTTGCTGTGGCCTGCCCTGGCGATGGGCGGTTTGACCACTGTCATCGGTTATGCGGCGTTGGGTTCCAGCGGCTTTCCGGGTTTCGAACAAATTGCGGCCTTTGCCTTATTCAGCATCGTTGCCGCGTTGCTCCTGACCCGCTACGTCTTGCCGGCCCTGTTGGCGAATGTCGTCTTGCACCCGGTCGAATTACCCGGCATAGCCGGCTGGTTAGGGTTCTGCCGACGCCGGCGCCGGCACTTGCTAATCGGATTCGGCTGTGCCGCCCTAGTGGCCATCGCCTGGTTGCCGCAAGTGCGCTGGATGGACGATATGCAAAATCTGGCGTTAAACATGGACGAACTAAAACAACGAGATCAAGCAGTGCGCAGCCACTTCTCTCACATAGAACCCGGCCGCTTCGTGCTGGTCCAGGCCGACGATTTGGAAACCGCATTGCAGCGCAGCGAGGCCGCCGAACGCCGCTTGCAAACGCTGCAAGGGGAAGCTCGCTTGAGCGGCTACCAAGGTTTATTTCCCTGGCTGGTATCCCAACAATTGCAACACCGCAACAGCGAGACTTATAACGCCGCCATCACGCCAAAGTTTCGCGAGACTTGGCACGCCGCGTTAAACGCACAAGGTTTGGCGGCCGACAAATTGGCGCTACGCGCGGCCGGCCATGATTTTCTGGATTCGGCTGCACTGCTGACGTCGCCGGTCCAACAAATTCTCGCCGGCCAATCGTTGCAAACCGAGCACGGTGCCGGGTTTGCCCTGTGGTTGGGCGATCACGACCCGGCCGTGGTCGCAAATGCATTGCAAGGCTTGCCGGGTGTGCGCTACTACAGTCAAAAAGATCAACTTGACGCCTTGGCCGCTCGCTACCGCGACCGCTCATTGTGGATGCTGGCACTCGGAATAGTGGCGATGGGCCTCTGCGTTGCTTGGCAACAACATAGCGTGCGCATCGGCTTATTGACGCTATTACCGTGCTTGGCGGCCACTTTGTTCATTTTCGGCGCCTGGGCAGTCTTGGGCGAAGCCTTGAGCTTTTTGCACGTCATAGGCTTGCTGCTGGCCATTTCCCTGTGCGTGGATTACGGTATTTTTTTTATCGACCGGAACAG
- a CDS encoding COG4648 family protein — MFGALRGIAIAGLFLAYPFLSAYFARQGYAPLVLLTFAALTAWRGWRLTKASWRYGSFALSAMLVIAAQSAASYWIWLLPAAIYLCLACLFGHTLLAPPSLCERLVRLQFPELEPGIAEYLRQVTQAWTWFFALNVPVCAVLPLLAGQQVWAVYTGVLVYLLMGLLVVGEWLYRRKRFPDLYIPPVLETVRFFALNGHKAFKNSGT; from the coding sequence ATGTTCGGTGCATTGCGCGGCATCGCGATTGCCGGCCTGTTTCTGGCTTACCCGTTTCTCAGCGCTTATTTCGCCCGGCAAGGTTATGCACCTTTGGTGTTGCTGACGTTCGCCGCGCTGACGGCATGGCGCGGCTGGCGACTCACCAAAGCATCCTGGCGTTACGGTAGCTTCGCGTTGTCCGCCATGCTGGTCATTGCAGCCCAATCGGCGGCCAGCTATTGGATTTGGCTGCTGCCGGCAGCGATTTATCTTTGCTTGGCATGCTTGTTCGGCCATACCCTGCTGGCTCCGCCGTCGCTATGCGAGCGCTTGGTTCGCTTGCAGTTTCCGGAACTCGAGCCCGGCATCGCCGAATACTTACGGCAAGTCACCCAGGCGTGGACCTGGTTCTTTGCCCTCAACGTGCCGGTGTGCGCGGTGCTACCACTGTTGGCCGGCCAACAGGTCTGGGCCGTGTATACCGGCGTACTGGTTTATCTGTTGATGGGGCTGTTAGTCGTCGGCGAATGGCTGTACCGGCGCAAGCGTTTTCCGGATTTGTACATCCCGCCGGTGCTGGAAACCGTACGCTTTTTTGCCTTAAACGGCCACAAGGCTTTCAAAAACAGCGGTACATGA